CACTCCGGTACCGTTTACTTCCACATCGGCATCCTGGCAAGCCAATTCAAAAGCATCAATCGTACCCGTACCATCGTTGACGATATTAATTTCTTGGGCATTACCCGAGAGGTTCATATTGGCCGTTCCCGCTGACTCAATGTCTAACGAGGCCACATCCAGTGCTAGCTCCACCTTTCCCATTCCTTCTACTTGCAAACGAAACCGATCGGAGTGAATAACGTCTTCGGAAGACACCTGAACTAACCCTACAATTTCCAGGCTACGCAGGGCAGGGTAACCAACGTATGCTTTGATCTTGGGCGCAATGTCTATCCAATCGTTACGATCTTGCTCATAGGTAATACGTAGAGTACGTCCGTGGATCTCCGTTTTAATCTGCCGTAAATCATCTCGCTCCGAGGCCTCTAACTGTAGATGGGGATTATTATCTTGATACAGCACTACTTCGCCCCGACCTACAAATTCAATCTTATCAAAATCAGCTAAATCTTCGTAGGTTTCGTGCTGGGCAGATACCGTAGCCGGATAAAGTAAGCCGACCGACAAAAGTAAAGATAGCAGGAAGAATAATGGACGAGTATACATAAGGTTGCGTTTTTTCTGTTAAAATACGAAAATATGAAATATTCGTTTTCTTTTACTGTGGTGCTCTTGCTGGTGCTAGGATTCACCTTCTTGCTAGTTGCCTGGATTTCTCCTTCCCGTAATCTTACCCCAGCTTACGAATCGCCCGGGTTTGCGGTGGTGGAGCTATTTACTTCTCAGGGTTGCTCTAGTTGCCCTCCCGCAGATGCACTGCTCAGCGATATTGCCCAAAAGGCCGAACAGCAAAATTTACCGATACACGTGCTATCCTTTCACGTGGACTACTGGAACCGCCTGGGGTGGAAAGACCCGTATAGTCAGCCCGACTTTAGCGCACGCCAACGGCAATACACTCAAACTTGGCAAAATACCCAAATGTACACTCCCCAAATGACCATAAACGGTAATTCAGGATTTGTGGGCTCTCGTCAACAACAAGCTTGGCGAGACATCAATAGTACGTTAAAACAACCTGCCCATGCTTCTGTAGTGCTGCAAGCAACTACCACCAAAGAACAAGCTACTGTAGCGTATCAGGTACTCGGTGATTATCAGGGAAAAGATTTACAGATTGCCTTAGTAGAAAAGCATATTCAGACATCGGTGAGGCGAGGAGAAAACGGCGGTAAGATGTTGCATCACACCCACGTAGTTCGGGAGTTTAGCCGTCAGTCATTAAGCAGTTCTGCCCAAGGAAAAGCCAGGCTGCGCTTGCCACCTGACCTTCAACCAGCCAACGCACTAATTATTGCCTACGTACAAGACCGTGCCAACCTAAAGATTAGCGGAGCTACATCGGTGGCCCTGACCAATATTTGAGTTTGTCCTGCAAATTCACGCTTCTTTTATCAGTGCTAAGAAACTTCAACTGCTCTAGCTGCTCACGATCATGCTTAGCCTGTAGTTGTATTAACCGGATATGCTCCTGATACAACTGTTGGTGAGTACTTGCTTCCCGTTGCAGCGTATTTACCTTGTCTTGTAATTTCTTATGATCGCGATACACATCTTTAAGAAAAAAACTAAGGATGCTCACTCCAATGCCTAGTAAGCTTACTAGCAGGGCGTTTACAGTAAGTAATAGTTCTGAATTTTCCATAGGTACAATATATACCGTTCTTCCGTAGTTCTTTCCAATTTTTGTATTATTAAGACAAATTTTGCCTAATAATGCATATATTTAATTTTACTCATCACTATCCACTGGCTCACCTAATATTTCGTAGATAATTTGTACTTGTTTAGGAGTGTACGTATGGCCCTGACGCTTACCAATCCGCTCTTGGTGGGGCGTTAGCCAATTGGTTAGTGTTCGGGAAGTTACTCCATAGGAGTGAGCTAATTCTTGCTTGGTTTGTGGTTTGACTGATTTACGGCTCATGACTGAAAGGATAATAATTGAAACTAAGTAGTGTATAGAAAACGTATTTTAGACATATATTGTTATTAATACGACAATTTAGTATTTTTGATCGTATTTTTTAGTCTTTTTAAGAAAATTTGATTTGTGTACTAATGAATGATGCTCCTCTACTTCCTCTACGCCGTATCCGTAAAGAGCGCAACCTGAGCCAAGAAACGGTGGCTACTTTCTTAAATATCAAAACCACTACATACAGTAAAATTGAGCGGGGTATCATTCAAATTACCTTATCTCGGTTGTACGAACTGGCCGAAGTATTTCGCTTATCGCCCTACGAATTACTTAGCTACGAGGATGCCGATACGCTTTCAACTGCCGTCGATATTTCCAATATCACCTATGTGCCCGTTCACGCTCAAGCTGGTTTTCTGGATCACTTCGTAGATCAGCGTACCCCACCCGAAGGTATCTCGTTCAGCATTCCTACTTTTTCCGAAAAAGATTTGTATATGATTAGTGTGGAGGGCGATAGTATGTACCCTACCCTAATTCCGGGGGCGTACATTATTATCAAAGAGGTGAAAGATCACTATCTGTTGCAGTGGGGCGAGCCTCACCTGATTGTTACCACCGATGGACGGGTAGTAAAACGCGTACTCAAACACTCCGATGCTTCGCTACTCACGCTCTATTCGGATAATGACCTGTATCAGCCCTACGAGATTCAGCGGGAGAGTATTCTTTCGCTGTGGAA
This region of Tunicatimonas pelagia genomic DNA includes:
- a CDS encoding head GIN domain-containing protein — encoded protein: MYTRPLFFLLSLLLSVGLLYPATVSAQHETYEDLADFDKIEFVGRGEVVLYQDNNPHLQLEASERDDLRQIKTEIHGRTLRITYEQDRNDWIDIAPKIKAYVGYPALRSLEIVGLVQVSSEDVIHSDRFRLQVEGMGKVELALDVASLDIESAGTANMNLSGNAQEINIVNDGTGTIDAFELACQDADVEVNGTGVVRVHASERLRAEANGFGAAVKYRGEPRRTYFDKSGFASIKADY
- a CDS encoding DUF1223 domain-containing protein; its protein translation is MKYSFSFTVVLLLVLGFTFLLVAWISPSRNLTPAYESPGFAVVELFTSQGCSSCPPADALLSDIAQKAEQQNLPIHVLSFHVDYWNRLGWKDPYSQPDFSARQRQYTQTWQNTQMYTPQMTINGNSGFVGSRQQQAWRDINSTLKQPAHASVVLQATTTKEQATVAYQVLGDYQGKDLQIALVEKHIQTSVRRGENGGKMLHHTHVVREFSRQSLSSSAQGKARLRLPPDLQPANALIIAYVQDRANLKISGATSVALTNI
- a CDS encoding XRE family transcriptional regulator, whose translation is MNDAPLLPLRRIRKERNLSQETVATFLNIKTTTYSKIERGIIQITLSRLYELAEVFRLSPYELLSYEDADTLSTAVDISNITYVPVHAQAGFLDHFVDQRTPPEGISFSIPTFSEKDLYMISVEGDSMYPTLIPGAYIIIKEVKDHYLLQWGEPHLIVTTDGRVVKRVLKHSDASLLTLYSDNDLYQPYEIQRESILSLWKVIGMVSKSFTPQRSSPSRYPN